Proteins from a genomic interval of Pseudomonas sp. RC10:
- a CDS encoding SOS response-associated peptidase family protein, translating to MCGRYSIYESMDHYLKELAPKQLVINGYDLWPIERYNVAPTTRVEIIRPVQEGLSVDKVRWGWAPFWAKGKRPDPINARVETVMSGKFFKQLWPNGRVLAPANGWYEWVKDPVDPKKKQPYFITLREQTPMFFAGLAEVHGGLEPDDLDGFVIITAASDQGMVDIHDRKPLVLAPEHAREWVDPQTSPERAAEIAVEHCRPVADFHWYKVGKDVGNVRNQGPHLIEPREAPVDENGGQ from the coding sequence ATGTGCGGACGCTACTCGATCTACGAATCCATGGATCACTACCTCAAGGAGCTTGCTCCAAAGCAGTTGGTGATCAATGGCTACGACCTCTGGCCCATCGAGCGCTACAACGTCGCACCGACCACGCGGGTAGAAATCATCCGCCCTGTTCAGGAAGGCTTGAGCGTCGACAAGGTTCGTTGGGGATGGGCTCCGTTCTGGGCCAAGGGCAAGCGACCCGATCCGATCAACGCCAGGGTCGAGACCGTCATGAGCGGGAAGTTTTTTAAACAGCTTTGGCCCAATGGCCGAGTTCTGGCGCCCGCGAACGGATGGTATGAATGGGTCAAGGATCCAGTTGATCCCAAAAAGAAGCAGCCCTACTTCATCACCTTGAGAGAGCAAACTCCGATGTTCTTCGCCGGCCTAGCTGAGGTGCATGGAGGCCTTGAGCCGGATGACCTTGATGGGTTCGTGATCATCACAGCGGCGAGCGACCAGGGCATGGTCGATATCCATGATCGCAAGCCATTGGTGCTTGCGCCTGAGCATGCGAGAGAATGGGTAGATCCTCAGACGTCACCCGAGCGTGCAGCGGAGATCGCGGTCGAGCACTGCCGGCCCGTCGCAGATTTCCACTGGTACAAGGTTGGCAAGGATGTGGGCAACGTGCGCAATCAGGGCCCACATCTGATTGAGCCTCGCGAAGCGCCCGTTGATGAAAATGGAGGCCAGTAG
- the umuD gene encoding translesion error-prone DNA polymerase V autoproteolytic subunit: MSITILGPLENGGEKLPLYSFKVPAGFPSPAADHIEKHISLDELFDVRAPHVYLVKIEGDSMQGAGIYNGDMVIVDRSLYAEHGDIVIAALNSEPVCKRLDMHGNSVILRSENPKYPPRHVMEGDELVIWGVVKYSIRDHDNA; encoded by the coding sequence ATGAGCATCACAATCCTCGGCCCATTGGAAAACGGCGGCGAAAAGCTGCCTCTCTACTCGTTCAAGGTGCCGGCAGGCTTTCCATCGCCGGCTGCCGATCATATTGAGAAGCACATTTCACTGGATGAGCTTTTCGATGTCCGCGCACCTCACGTATACCTCGTGAAGATCGAGGGGGACAGCATGCAGGGGGCGGGGATCTACAACGGCGACATGGTGATCGTTGACCGCAGCCTGTATGCCGAGCACGGTGACATTGTCATCGCGGCGCTGAATAGCGAGCCGGTCTGCAAGCGCCTGGACATGCACGGTAACTCGGTGATCCTGAGATCTGAGAACCCGAAGTACCCACCTCGGCACGTGATGGAAGGCGACGAGTTGGTGATCTGGGGCGTCGTGAAATACAGCATCCGCGATCATGACAACGCCTGA
- a CDS encoding DUF2188 domain-containing protein: MDNYHITKTDKGWALTKQGAGRASKTASTKAEITSLASEFLEGKTASLKIHKEDGTIQEERTYPRRADPAKTKG, translated from the coding sequence ATGGATAACTACCACATCACCAAAACCGATAAGGGCTGGGCACTCACGAAGCAAGGCGCTGGCCGCGCCTCTAAAACCGCTTCGACCAAAGCCGAGATCACCTCGCTCGCCAGCGAGTTTCTGGAGGGGAAAACCGCCTCACTGAAAATTCATAAGGAGGACGGCACGATTCAAGAGGAGCGCACCTATCCGCGACGTGCGGATCCGGCAAAAACAAAAGGCTAG
- a CDS encoding PLD nuclease N-terminal domain-containing protein, whose protein sequence is MELTAIWWILALVLLLVDIWAIASVWRTSKSSGTKAGWAVLILILPVIGLAIWGIAGPRGVAEPPTSKEHSKG, encoded by the coding sequence ATGGAACTGACCGCTATCTGGTGGATATTGGCACTCGTCCTCCTGCTGGTTGATATTTGGGCAATCGCCAGCGTCTGGCGAACGAGCAAATCATCTGGCACCAAGGCCGGGTGGGCCGTACTCATCCTGATTCTGCCCGTGATTGGGCTGGCCATATGGGGAATCGCCGGGCCACGCGGCGTCGCTGAACCACCTACATCCAAAGAGCACAGTAAAGGCTGA
- a CDS encoding short chain dehydrogenase, with translation MNNPTGMKAGERYIIENVDGAPEFTGFFLDGKYFLHPELLTAVGWMDGDQFMVDQVSSVGESAFPGGLAGTIIDLNLHLEDGTTLTLSEVEVSAQVDDPADQSFDQANQRLAIQNPAQAFLIATTAAMVVVGYIVGRLLETRRGR, from the coding sequence ATGAACAACCCCACAGGCATGAAAGCAGGTGAGCGGTACATCATCGAAAACGTAGATGGTGCTCCAGAATTCACGGGGTTCTTTCTAGACGGCAAATACTTTCTTCATCCAGAGCTTTTAACTGCCGTCGGCTGGATGGACGGCGACCAGTTTATGGTTGATCAGGTCAGCTCAGTGGGGGAGTCAGCTTTTCCAGGCGGGCTGGCAGGCACAATTATCGACCTGAACCTCCATCTGGAGGACGGTACAACACTCACATTGTCGGAGGTTGAAGTATCAGCCCAAGTCGATGACCCCGCAGATCAGTCATTTGATCAAGCCAATCAGCGCCTTGCCATTCAAAACCCAGCTCAAGCCTTCCTAATTGCGACCACTGCCGCCATGGTCGTTGTTGGGTACATCGTCGGCAGGCTTCTAGAAACCCGCCGAGGACGCTAA
- a CDS encoding response regulator, whose product MTATVLLVEDEEMLRVLLSEALSLIDLEIVCCRSADEAMITLEQAHPFSLVITDICMPGTLDGIELAEKIWHRWPHLPVIISSGNRVIRREKLPDNASFLRKPWSLEQLHQIVLHHLASE is encoded by the coding sequence ATGACGGCCACAGTACTCTTAGTTGAGGACGAGGAAATGCTGCGAGTACTGCTTAGCGAAGCGCTCTCGCTGATCGATCTGGAAATAGTCTGTTGCCGGAGTGCTGATGAGGCAATGATCACGCTTGAACAAGCCCATCCATTTTCGTTAGTAATTACGGATATCTGTATGCCCGGCACGCTTGATGGTATCGAGTTGGCCGAAAAGATCTGGCATCGTTGGCCTCATTTGCCGGTCATCATCTCCTCTGGGAACCGGGTAATTCGGAGAGAAAAGCTTCCTGATAATGCCTCGTTTCTACGCAAACCTTGGAGTCTTGAACAGTTACATCAAATCGTGCTGCACCACTTGGCGTCAGAATGA
- the umuC gene encoding translesion error-prone DNA polymerase V subunit UmuC produces MTTPEPVFALIDCNSFYASCERVFRPDLARTPIVVLSNNDGCVIARSYDAKPFVKMGQPYFQIKDHLRRNGVVAFSSNYALYGDMSERVMTIIESMVPALEVYSIDEAFADLTGIPGDLTAFGRNIRATIFKHTGIPVGVGIARTKTLAKLANHTAKRLIDQTGGVVDLCDQFKCDWTLRNTEVGEVWGVGKRMKAHLEVMGIKSAMDLAKADAWTLRQKFSVVIEKTARELAGTPCLELGEADPPKQEICCSRMFGNRLTDIEPIKEAVATYTQRAAEKLRAQNSLCKKIRVSIRTGMFNPEEAKYANGALVELPYPTNDVRLMTKAATEAVNRLFRPGFKYSKAEVLLLDLRQPGEFTDDLFAHSQPAVADKVMGVLDEINGRWGRGVLRLASVPSAPGWAMRRDLMSQSFTTRLDQLWTVKAR; encoded by the coding sequence ATGACAACGCCTGAGCCTGTCTTTGCCCTGATCGATTGCAACAGCTTCTACGCAAGTTGCGAGCGCGTCTTCCGGCCAGATCTTGCACGCACCCCCATTGTTGTTCTCTCCAACAACGATGGGTGTGTGATTGCCCGCTCATACGACGCCAAGCCTTTCGTGAAAATGGGCCAGCCGTACTTTCAGATCAAAGACCATCTGCGACGAAACGGCGTGGTTGCCTTCAGCAGCAACTACGCGCTGTACGGCGATATGAGCGAGCGCGTGATGACCATCATCGAGTCCATGGTGCCGGCGCTCGAGGTCTACAGCATTGATGAAGCTTTCGCAGATTTGACCGGCATTCCGGGCGACCTGACGGCCTTTGGCCGGAATATCCGCGCGACGATTTTCAAGCACACCGGCATCCCTGTCGGCGTCGGGATCGCTCGAACCAAGACCTTGGCCAAGCTTGCGAATCACACCGCGAAACGCTTGATCGATCAGACTGGCGGCGTGGTCGATTTATGCGATCAGTTCAAATGCGACTGGACGCTTCGCAACACCGAGGTTGGTGAGGTGTGGGGTGTCGGTAAGCGGATGAAAGCGCACCTTGAAGTCATGGGCATCAAGAGCGCGATGGACTTGGCCAAGGCCGATGCCTGGACGCTCAGGCAGAAATTCAGCGTGGTGATTGAGAAGACAGCTCGTGAGCTCGCCGGCACTCCTTGCCTGGAGCTCGGAGAGGCTGATCCGCCCAAGCAGGAGATTTGCTGCAGCCGGATGTTCGGCAATCGCTTGACCGACATCGAGCCGATCAAAGAAGCCGTGGCCACTTACACGCAGCGGGCGGCGGAAAAGCTTCGGGCGCAGAACTCTTTGTGCAAGAAGATCCGCGTGAGCATCCGCACCGGCATGTTCAATCCTGAAGAAGCGAAGTACGCCAACGGCGCGTTGGTTGAGTTGCCGTATCCCACCAACGACGTCCGGCTCATGACAAAAGCCGCGACGGAAGCGGTCAATCGCCTCTTCCGGCCCGGCTTCAAGTACAGCAAGGCCGAAGTCCTCCTCTTGGATCTACGTCAGCCAGGCGAGTTTACAGACGATCTGTTCGCGCATTCGCAGCCTGCTGTGGCTGACAAGGTGATGGGGGTGCTGGATGAGATCAATGGCCGCTGGGGGCGGGGCGTACTTCGTTTGGCCAGCGTCCCTTCGGCACCTGGATGGGCGATGCGCCGGGATCTCATGAGCCAAAGTTTCACCACGAGGTTGGATCAGCTATGGACTGTAAAAGCGAGGTGA
- a CDS encoding transporter substrate-binding domain-containing protein, giving the protein MVSQLLRQLCVVFLLTASGLSFASDPATAPIRVVTEELPPYNMAENGMVTGLSTEIVQAVMAGLGLNPKIEILPWARAFDLAQHSDNVLIYSMARTQEREHLFKWVGAIAPTTWFLFSLSERPVWLNSLDDARQYHIATVNQDVGEQYLMAHGFQVGKELQSSSMYENNYRKLKVDHVELWISNELNAIHLMRKNGDDPETTMVRSLPLPELSSEEGLYMAFSPGTPDATVERFRGELDRIKRDGTYQAIVKKWLQNPSG; this is encoded by the coding sequence ATGGTCTCCCAGCTTTTAAGGCAGTTGTGCGTTGTCTTTTTACTCACTGCCTCGGGCCTATCCTTCGCCTCAGATCCGGCTACAGCTCCGATCCGAGTAGTCACCGAGGAGTTGCCGCCATACAACATGGCAGAAAACGGAATGGTCACAGGCCTAAGTACGGAAATCGTGCAAGCGGTTATGGCCGGTCTCGGGCTCAACCCCAAGATCGAGATTCTGCCTTGGGCTCGCGCCTTTGATTTAGCGCAACACTCCGACAACGTCCTAATCTATTCGATGGCAAGAACCCAAGAGCGCGAACATCTCTTCAAATGGGTCGGAGCCATCGCACCGACGACATGGTTTCTGTTCAGCCTGTCCGAAAGACCTGTTTGGCTGAATTCCCTCGACGATGCCCGTCAGTATCACATCGCGACCGTCAACCAGGACGTCGGTGAGCAGTACCTGATGGCCCACGGGTTCCAAGTTGGTAAAGAGTTACAGTCCAGCAGCATGTACGAGAATAATTACCGCAAGCTCAAGGTCGATCACGTTGAGCTGTGGATCTCCAATGAGCTCAACGCCATTCACCTCATGCGCAAGAATGGGGATGATCCTGAAACGACGATGGTGCGTTCACTGCCGTTGCCCGAGCTATCCAGTGAAGAAGGACTGTACATGGCCTTCAGTCCAGGTACGCCAGACGCAACTGTAGAACGGTTCAGGGGAGAACTGGATCGGATCAAGCGAGATGGCACATACCAAGCTATCGTTAAAAAATGGCTTCAAAACCCTTCAGGTTAA
- a CDS encoding CinA family protein has translation MIPDEAVAYLKEHSLLLATAESCTAGRIVALLAEVPGSGSMVECGYVVYSPEAKQRLLGVSADTIERFNLTSVEVAREMARGALQDSPANVSIATTGLCGTEDVDGIPAGTVCFAWGFVHDGRIKIFTRTQRFFGDRQAMQHDAAIHALGAISSFHQQVVAAEPVDR, from the coding sequence ATGATCCCTGACGAAGCGGTTGCGTATTTGAAAGAGCACTCTTTGCTGCTGGCTACCGCTGAATCATGCACGGCGGGTCGCATCGTTGCGCTTTTGGCAGAGGTGCCAGGAAGTGGTTCGATGGTCGAATGCGGTTATGTGGTTTATTCGCCTGAGGCCAAACAGCGTCTCTTGGGCGTCAGCGCCGATACCATCGAGCGCTTCAATCTCACCAGCGTCGAGGTTGCCCGAGAGATGGCGCGAGGTGCATTGCAGGACAGCCCAGCTAATGTATCGATTGCCACGACTGGTTTGTGTGGAACCGAAGACGTCGACGGCATACCGGCTGGGACGGTTTGTTTCGCGTGGGGCTTTGTTCACGACGGGCGGATCAAGATTTTCACTCGAACTCAACGTTTCTTTGGAGACCGGCAGGCCATGCAACACGACGCGGCCATCCACGCGTTAGGCGCAATCTCGAGTTTTCATCAGCAGGTGGTGGCGGCTGAGCCGGTTGACCGTTAG
- a CDS encoding chemotaxis protein CheB translates to MDMQVEVPARDIVVIGGSQGALEVLRTLLGALPRDFPAAIMIVLHSGPSSPGYLADIIGRYTALPVEYAREGENIESGRIYVAPADRHLEIAAPGLLHLSDGPKVRYSRPAADRLFTTAAEVFGPRVICVVLSGGDCDGVQGANAVAAAGGKCLVQEPQDAVVASMPISVIQRDHPDAIVSKDNMAVALASAVMGVLV, encoded by the coding sequence ATGGATATGCAGGTTGAAGTACCAGCAAGAGACATAGTTGTCATCGGCGGGTCTCAAGGCGCACTTGAGGTTTTGAGAACCTTACTAGGTGCACTGCCCCGAGATTTCCCCGCAGCGATCATGATCGTTCTCCATTCTGGGCCTTCTAGTCCCGGATATTTGGCTGACATTATTGGCCGGTACACGGCGTTGCCAGTTGAGTATGCGAGAGAGGGTGAAAACATTGAGTCGGGACGGATCTATGTGGCCCCCGCTGACAGGCATTTAGAGATAGCTGCCCCAGGCCTGCTGCACCTGAGCGACGGGCCTAAGGTTCGATATTCCCGGCCAGCAGCCGACCGTTTGTTCACGACGGCGGCTGAGGTATTTGGGCCACGCGTGATTTGCGTTGTTCTTTCAGGCGGGGACTGCGACGGCGTCCAGGGAGCCAACGCCGTGGCAGCTGCTGGTGGAAAGTGCCTGGTTCAGGAGCCGCAAGATGCGGTCGTAGCCAGCATGCCCATCAGTGTCATCCAGCGAGACCATCCTGATGCCATAGTCAGCAAAGACAACATGGCCGTAGCCCTAGCGAGTGCAGTCATGGGCGTGCTCGTGTAG
- a CDS encoding YetF domain-containing protein translates to MDAVLRAAAIYLALMVLFRISGRRALGEMTSFDFVLLLIIGEATQQALLGDDFSITNAVLVIVTLLSIDIGFSLLKRRSKRIGKLIDGGPTIIVENGVFLRHRMHEARVQEDDVMQAARLGPGVESVDQIKFAIIERNGKISIIRNE, encoded by the coding sequence ATGGACGCAGTTTTGCGGGCAGCCGCCATTTATCTCGCACTGATGGTGCTCTTTCGGATTTCTGGACGAAGAGCCTTGGGGGAAATGACATCTTTCGACTTCGTCCTTTTATTGATTATTGGAGAAGCGACTCAGCAGGCACTCTTGGGCGACGACTTCTCAATCACTAATGCCGTTTTGGTGATCGTGACGCTGCTTTCCATTGATATCGGTTTCTCGCTTCTCAAGAGGCGCTCTAAACGCATCGGAAAGCTTATCGATGGTGGGCCAACAATCATCGTCGAGAACGGAGTGTTCCTGCGGCACCGGATGCACGAAGCGCGGGTGCAAGAGGATGACGTAATGCAGGCCGCTCGATTAGGCCCGGGGGTTGAAAGCGTTGATCAGATCAAGTTCGCGATTATCGAGCGCAATGGGAAGATTTCTATTATCCGCAACGAGTGA
- a CDS encoding zinc-dependent alcohol dehydrogenase, whose translation MRALTYHGAHDVKVDTVPDPIIEAPDDIILRVTATAICGSDLHLYRGKIPTVEHGDIFGHEFMGIVEETGSAVTAVQPGDRVVIPFVIACGDCFFCQLDLFAACETTNTGRGAIMNKKAIPPGAALFGFSHMYGGIPGGQAEYVRVPKANTGPFKVPGTLADEKVLFLSDILPTAYQAVTNAGIGQGSSIAIYGAGPVGLLCAAVARMLGAERIFMVDHHPYRLAYAQQTYNVIPINFDEDDDPADSIIRQTPGMRGVDGVVDAVGFEAKGSTTETILATLKLEGSSGKALRQCIAAVRRGGTVSVPGVYSGFIHGFLFGDAFDKGLTFKMGQTHVQRFLPELLEHIELGHISPEAIITHRMSLEQAAEGYKIFDKKQEDCRKVILTPGRNDVVLPETDSPAAIPAV comes from the coding sequence ATGCGAGCTCTCACCTATCATGGTGCCCATGATGTCAAGGTCGACACCGTTCCCGACCCGATCATCGAAGCGCCGGACGACATCATTCTGCGGGTCACCGCGACGGCGATCTGCGGCTCAGACCTGCACCTTTATCGCGGCAAGATCCCGACCGTGGAGCATGGAGACATTTTCGGTCATGAGTTCATGGGTATTGTCGAAGAAACGGGCTCGGCGGTGACCGCCGTGCAGCCGGGGGATCGAGTGGTGATCCCTTTCGTCATCGCCTGCGGTGACTGCTTCTTCTGCCAGCTGGATTTATTCGCGGCCTGTGAAACGACCAATACCGGTCGTGGTGCGATCATGAACAAGAAAGCCATCCCACCGGGCGCGGCGCTGTTCGGGTTCAGCCATATGTATGGCGGTATTCCCGGTGGCCAAGCCGAATATGTGCGTGTGCCGAAAGCCAACACCGGGCCGTTCAAGGTTCCGGGCACGCTGGCGGACGAGAAGGTGCTATTCCTGTCGGACATCCTGCCCACCGCGTATCAGGCGGTCACCAACGCCGGCATCGGCCAAGGCTCGAGCATCGCCATCTACGGCGCTGGCCCGGTCGGCCTGCTGTGCGCAGCCGTCGCCCGAATGCTGGGTGCAGAGCGCATCTTCATGGTCGATCACCACCCCTACCGGCTCGCCTACGCGCAGCAGACCTACAATGTTATTCCCATCAACTTCGATGAAGACGACGACCCTGCCGACTCGATCATCCGGCAAACCCCAGGCATGCGTGGGGTCGATGGCGTAGTGGACGCAGTCGGCTTTGAAGCTAAAGGCAGCACCACTGAAACCATTCTCGCCACCCTCAAACTTGAAGGCAGCAGCGGTAAGGCGCTACGCCAATGTATCGCTGCAGTACGGCGCGGGGGCACCGTCAGCGTGCCGGGCGTCTACTCCGGCTTCATTCACGGGTTCCTGTTTGGGGATGCTTTCGATAAGGGGTTGACGTTCAAGATGGGCCAGACTCACGTGCAGCGCTTCCTACCAGAGCTGCTTGAGCACATCGAGCTGGGACACATCTCTCCTGAAGCGATCATCACCCACAGGATGTCGTTGGAGCAGGCCGCTGAAGGCTACAAGATTTTCGACAAGAAGCAGGAAGATTGCCGCAAGGTCATTCTTACGCCGGGCAGGAACGATGTTGTGCTGCCGGAAACGGATTCCCCGGCTGCGATACCCGCTGTTTAA
- a CDS encoding glycosyltransferase — translation MIGVVIPAHNEENHIHQCVLSIIEAANHSGLNGMPVRLVVVLDACTDATEGVAASAGAMVLNVHHKNVGKARGAGAELLLKLGVGWLAFTDADTIVPPDWLFRQIEANADAVCGIVEVDSWRGYGDRVREHYLNLYQFKDEHRHVHGANLGVSAQAYRRAGGFQPLPSHEDVRLVADLESTGARIAWTSRNPVITSARTDYKCREGFGEYLTNLAISLCSNPSALESSNPVNTQWGEP, via the coding sequence ATGATCGGCGTGGTGATTCCTGCACACAATGAAGAAAATCACATTCACCAGTGCGTGCTTTCCATAATCGAAGCCGCCAATCACTCAGGCCTAAATGGCATGCCAGTCCGGCTGGTTGTGGTGTTGGATGCTTGCACGGACGCTACTGAGGGCGTGGCAGCTTCAGCGGGTGCTATGGTTCTGAACGTCCACCACAAAAATGTCGGAAAGGCTCGTGGAGCAGGTGCAGAACTGCTTCTAAAGCTTGGTGTGGGATGGCTGGCGTTCACTGACGCCGACACGATTGTCCCGCCGGACTGGTTGTTTCGGCAGATTGAAGCCAATGCTGATGCCGTGTGCGGAATCGTGGAGGTCGACAGCTGGCGTGGGTATGGTGACAGGGTGAGGGAACACTATCTGAACCTGTATCAATTTAAAGATGAACATCGCCATGTACATGGAGCAAATTTGGGCGTGAGTGCACAAGCCTACCGCCGGGCCGGCGGATTCCAGCCGCTTCCGAGCCATGAGGACGTAAGGCTTGTTGCAGATCTTGAAAGCACAGGGGCTCGCATCGCCTGGACATCTAGAAATCCAGTGATCACAAGCGCTCGGACGGACTACAAGTGTCGGGAAGGATTTGGTGAGTACCTTACGAACCTGGCGATTTCGTTGTGTTCCAACCCGTCTGCACTCGAATCTTCCAATCCAGTAAACACGCAATGGGGTGAGCCTTGA